In Nicotiana tabacum cultivar K326 chromosome 19, ASM71507v2, whole genome shotgun sequence, one DNA window encodes the following:
- the LOC142173719 gene encoding secreted RxLR effector protein 161-like, whose translation MAQIEYASAIGSMMYAMHYTKPDIAFAVCKLTRFTSNPRYSNASWITNVNDSKATSGWIFTLGGDVISWASKKQTCISYSTMESEFIALAAAGKKSEMAEEHVTRH comes from the exons ATGGCTCAAATAGAGTATGCAAGTGCGATAGGCAGTATGATGTATGCAATGCATTACACTAAACCTGATATAGCATTTGCAGTTTGTAAACTTACAAGGTTTACTAGTAATCCAA GATATTCTAATGCGAGTTGGATTACAAATGTTAATGATAGCAAGGCTACTTCAGGTTGGATATTCACTTTAGGAGGTGATGTCATTAGTTGGGCATCCAAGAAACAAACTTGTATTTCCtattctacaatggaatctgaatttattGCATTAGCAGCTGCTGGAAAAAAAAGCGAAATGGCTGAAGAACATGTTACTAGACATTAA